A genomic region of Capnocytophaga canimorsus contains the following coding sequences:
- a CDS encoding exonuclease domain-containing protein, producing MYAILDIETTGGQYNQEGITEIAIYQFDGHQVTDQFISLINPEREIQPFVVKLTGINNQMLRNAPKFFEVAKRIVEITEGCTLVAHNASFDYRILQTEFRRLGYDFKRETLCTVELSQQLLPEKESYSLGKLTRSLGIPVSQRHRASGDAMATVKLFKYLLEKDSGKNIITQWVKNLKNDELPIRLIKIVEELPERVGVYYVHNKSGSIVYVGKDKNIKRRVNQHFTSSAKRDVLLQKNVHTITYEETGTELIARLKHAQEVAKIKPKYNRKKTTKALQYVLRAFRNANDYLCFSVDMLRAQYEFITTFDNLFQAQNFLYKITEEFELCPKLTSISQAKEGCYNASIGKCKGACMNLEPAESYNTRAYSVIEKYGFTNQTMALIDKGRFVDEKSIILIENGKIKGYGFINLNYQLSHLDIVNNLITPLSDSLENRHIIQSHMRKIRNLQIKNYTNQIKK from the coding sequence TTGTACGCAATACTTGACATAGAAACCACTGGAGGGCAATATAATCAGGAAGGAATTACCGAAATTGCTATATATCAATTTGATGGTCATCAGGTTACAGATCAGTTTATATCGTTGATAAATCCCGAACGTGAAATACAGCCCTTTGTGGTAAAACTTACAGGGATTAACAATCAAATGCTGCGTAATGCGCCTAAATTTTTTGAAGTAGCCAAACGCATTGTTGAAATTACCGAAGGATGCACGTTGGTAGCTCATAACGCAAGTTTTGATTATCGTATTTTGCAAACGGAATTTCGTAGGTTAGGTTATGATTTTAAGCGAGAAACTTTATGCACTGTGGAACTCTCGCAGCAATTACTTCCTGAAAAAGAGTCTTATAGCTTAGGTAAACTGACTCGTTCTTTGGGCATTCCCGTAAGTCAGCGACATCGTGCTTCGGGGGATGCAATGGCTACTGTTAAACTCTTCAAATATTTATTAGAGAAGGATAGTGGAAAAAATATCATTACACAATGGGTGAAAAATTTAAAAAATGACGAACTACCTATTCGTTTAATAAAAATTGTGGAAGAATTGCCTGAGCGTGTAGGGGTTTATTATGTGCATAACAAAAGCGGAAGTATTGTTTATGTGGGCAAAGATAAAAATATTAAAAGAAGGGTAAATCAGCATTTTACTTCTTCTGCCAAACGAGATGTATTGCTCCAAAAAAACGTACACACCATTACCTATGAGGAAACAGGTACTGAGCTGATTGCTAGGTTAAAACACGCTCAGGAGGTTGCTAAAATCAAGCCGAAATACAACCGTAAAAAAACAACTAAAGCCTTGCAATACGTACTTAGGGCTTTCCGTAATGCTAATGATTATCTTTGTTTTTCGGTGGATATGTTACGTGCACAATATGAGTTTATTACTACTTTTGACAATCTGTTTCAAGCTCAAAATTTTCTGTATAAGATTACCGAAGAATTTGAGCTGTGCCCCAAATTGACTTCTATTTCACAAGCTAAAGAAGGGTGTTATAATGCTTCGATAGGTAAATGCAAAGGAGCGTGTATGAATTTGGAACCTGCTGAAAGCTATAATACTAGGGCTTATTCGGTAATTGAAAAATACGGATTTACAAACCAAACGATGGCGCTCATTGATAAAGGACGATTCGTTGATGAAAAAAGTATTATTCTTATTGAAAATGGAAAAATTAAGGGGTATGGTTTTATCAATTTAAACTATCAATTATCTCATTTAGATATTGTTAATAATTTAATTACCCCTTTATCTGATTCTTTAGAAAATCGGCATATC
- the rplS gene encoding 50S ribosomal protein L19 → MEPLLKYVQDNFVEKKDFPEFSSGDTITVYYEIKEGDKKRTQFFKGVVIQRKGSGATETFTIRKMSGTVGVERIFPFNMPALQKIEVNKRGKVRRARIYYFRGLRGKKARIKEIRG, encoded by the coding sequence ATGGAACCTTTATTAAAGTACGTACAAGACAATTTTGTAGAAAAGAAAGATTTTCCTGAATTTTCATCAGGTGATACCATTACGGTTTATTACGAGATTAAAGAGGGAGACAAAAAACGTACACAGTTTTTCAAAGGCGTTGTAATTCAGCGCAAAGGTAGTGGTGCTACTGAGACATTTACTATTCGTAAGATGTCAGGAACTGTTGGGGTAGAGCGTATTTTCCCTTTTAATATGCCTGCTCTTCAAAAAATTGAAGTAAACAAACGAGGTAAAGTAAGACGTGCTCGAATCTATTACTTCCGAGGTTTAAGAGGTAAAAAAGCAAGAATTAAAGAAATTCGCGGTTAA
- a CDS encoding alpha-L-fucosidase: protein MIKRTILLMLSIFSLNLFAQTENTTEQRLKAWFTDAKLGIFIHWGYYGVNGITESWSMYHKRISHTDYLKQGQKFTASNYNPDQWLDLFERVGAKYVVLTTKHHDGVALWNTKYSNLSTVKHASARKDVLTPFVEAVRKKNMKLGLYYSLCDWSHPDYQPVTFQRSDVRKLYPQKGQQKMTPWERFTAFNFNQLEELSQFKPDLWWFDGDWEHKPEEWKSKEIKEKLLFWNPQTVVNSRLNQYGDYKTPEQGVPVVRPEGAWEFCMTMNDNWGYFPTDNNYKPIAQIIRTFVEVIGSGGNLLLNVGPKPDGTIPQEQVLRLEALGNWISKHKTAVFDTQAGLPYGHFFGPTLLSKDKTKIYLCLFDNPKNYILLKGIQNKVKSIKVLGAEQELSFERNGGAAWNNIPGILRISVPADQSLDPYATVLEVHLEGELLLYRGHGNAVELNM from the coding sequence ACGACTTAAAGCTTGGTTTACAGATGCCAAATTAGGAATTTTTATCCACTGGGGGTATTATGGTGTGAATGGTATTACCGAGTCGTGGTCGATGTATCACAAACGCATTTCGCATACGGATTATTTAAAACAAGGTCAAAAATTTACCGCTTCAAATTACAATCCTGACCAATGGCTTGATTTGTTTGAGAGGGTAGGAGCCAAATACGTGGTTTTGACCACCAAGCACCACGATGGCGTTGCGCTTTGGAATACAAAGTATAGTAATTTAAGCACAGTAAAACACGCTTCGGCACGTAAAGATGTACTCACACCATTTGTAGAGGCTGTTCGTAAAAAAAATATGAAATTGGGGCTTTACTATTCTTTGTGCGATTGGTCGCATCCGGATTATCAGCCTGTTACTTTTCAGCGAAGTGATGTCCGTAAGTTATATCCTCAAAAAGGACAACAAAAAATGACGCCTTGGGAGCGTTTTACCGCATTTAATTTTAATCAATTGGAAGAATTGAGCCAATTTAAGCCCGATTTGTGGTGGTTCGATGGCGATTGGGAACATAAGCCGGAGGAATGGAAATCAAAAGAAATAAAGGAAAAATTACTCTTCTGGAATCCTCAAACGGTTGTAAATTCTCGATTGAACCAGTATGGTGATTATAAAACCCCCGAACAAGGAGTGCCTGTGGTTCGCCCCGAAGGTGCTTGGGAGTTTTGTATGACGATGAACGATAATTGGGGATATTTTCCAACGGATAACAATTACAAACCTATAGCTCAAATTATTCGAACTTTTGTCGAGGTAATTGGCTCTGGGGGGAATTTATTGTTGAATGTTGGTCCGAAACCCGATGGCACAATTCCTCAAGAACAAGTACTGCGCTTAGAAGCCTTAGGCAATTGGATATCAAAGCATAAAACAGCAGTTTTTGACACTCAGGCAGGTTTACCTTATGGGCACTTTTTTGGACCTACATTACTTAGTAAAGATAAAACCAAAATTTACCTCTGCTTGTTTGATAATCCTAAAAATTATATTTTACTTAAAGGAATACAAAATAAAGTGAAGTCAATCAAGGTGTTAGGGGCTGAACAAGAACTTTCTTTCGAGAGGAATGGAGGTGCGGCTTGGAATAATATTCCAGGTATTTTACGAATATCCGTTCCTGCTGACCAATCTCTTGACCCTTATGCTACCGTACTTGAGGTGCATTTAGAAGGAGAACTTTTACTCTACCGAGGACACGGTAATGCGGTGGAATTAAATATGTAA